The genomic segment TGCTTGCGCCGGCTACTTCGTTTGACCACGGGAGATGAACGGCGGTTGCGACGCCGCGCATCTACCGAAACCCGCAGTACCTCGCAGCCGAATCGCAGCCTACGGAACGTTCGGTAGATGCAGGATGTGCGATGATGTCAGATGAAAGCTCGTCGATCGATGCAGATCGACCCTCGCTGCCGGGCGAGATGCGGCACGCGTTCGATGCGCATCGCCAGCCCACCGGCGGATGCGCGGCTGGGCGGGACTTCGGCGGACCGCGACGACGGCAGGAGATGCGCAGCCGCCGCGCATCTCCCGACGACCCTGCCCTCAGCCCTGCGGGATGACGCGCCGGGCGAAGAGGAAGAGGCGGCGCAGCTCCTTCTCGTAGTTGCGGCGGCCGGCCAGGTCGTTGCGCGCCACGCCGCCGTTGCCCAGCGACGAGTGGATGATCCTGGACCCGCCGGTGGACATGGTCACGTGCGTGCAGCGCCCCGGCTCCTCGGCGTAGAACATGAGGTCGCCCGGCAGCAGCCGCCCGAAGTCGTCGCCCGGGTCGACCTCCTCGCCGGTGCGCGCCTGGAGATCCGCGTCGCGCGGCAGGCGGAGGCCGTGCATCTGGTACACGCGCTGCACGAGGCCGGAGCAGTCCACGCCGCCCATCGTCACGCCGCCCCACAGGTACGGCACGCCCAGCCACCGCGCCGCCGTCTCGCACACCGCCGCGCCGTCCAGCGGGAACGCCAGCGGCCGCAGCGCCGCGGGGATCAGGTCGCCTTCGGGCATGCCGCGGCGCCCGTCCGGCAGCCGCACCACCGTCTCGGACTCGCGCACCACGCGGGCGCCCCACGGCAGCCGCGCCAGCACGTCGCCGTCGTCCGTGCGCAGCTCGGCGCCCAGCGAGAGCCAGGCGTCGCCGTCGGTGCCCAGCTCCCAGGCGCGCGTCTCGGACTCGGCCATCAGCATCACGTAGCCCGCGTGCAGCCAGCCGATGTAGCCGTCGCCGCTGCGGCACTGGAGCCAGCGGCCGTTCGTGCGCAGCACCAGCAGGTGGCTGCCCAGCACCGCCTGCGACACCTGCGTCTCGGCGATGCGCGGCCCGCCCAGCATGGGCGCGATGGATGCCGTGACCACCGCGTGCACCGTCTCGTCCGCCGCCGCCTCGGGCAGGCGCACCACCTCGTCGCTCACCTCGTCCCACGCGTTCAGCGCCGCGATGCGCTGGTGCAGCGCGTCCGCCGCCGCGGGCTCCGACGTGGCGCCCACCAGCGCGACCGCGCCGCCGCGCGGCTCCACCTCCACCTCGAAGACCGCCGTGCGCGGGTCCGGCGCGAAGTGGAGGCGTACGTCCTCCACCAGCGCCTCCAGGTAGTGCAGCGACGACGTCACGCCACCTCCGCGCCGCGCAGCACCTCGATCACCGCGCCGATCTCCTCCGCCGTGTTGTACACGTGCGGCGCGAGGCGGACGGCGCCCTCGCGCGGCACGCAGACCACGCCCGCCGCGTGCAGCGCCCGCATCGTCCGCGGCAGGTCCTTGGGCTTGAAGCAGAAGATGCCGGACCGCCGCTCGCGCCGCAGGTCGCTCACGATCTGCACCTCCCGCTCCGCCAGCCAGTCGATCAGCGGATCGAGAATCCCGAGCACGTGGTCGCGCACGTTTTCGATGCCGGTTTCCAGCAGCAGGTCGACCGACTCCGTGAGCCCGGCGATGTCCTGCTGCGGCAGCGTCGCCACCTCGTAGCGGCGCGCGCCGGGCAGGAACCTCCAGCGGTAGTCCACCACACGGCTGTAGTCCACCGTGGCCGCCATCGCCGTCCAGCCCACCACGTTCGGCTCGGCCTGCGCGTACAGCTCCGGGCGCACGTACGCGAACCCGGCGCCGAACGGGCCGAGCAGCCACTTGTGCCCGCCCGTCGCAAGCACGTCGACTTCGGCCTCGCGCACGTCCAGCGGCACCTGGCCGAGCGCCTGGATGGCGTCCACCACGAAGCGGATCCCGCGCTCGCGGCAGAAGCGCCCCAGCTTGGGCAGGTCCGCGTTCCATCCCGTGGCGAACTGCACGGCGGAGAGGGCGAAGATCGCCACGTCGCCACGGTCCAGCTCCACCAGGATGCGGTCCTCGTCCGGGTTCCCCTTCTCGTCGGCCGGGACGAGGTCGAACCGCACGCCCTCGCGCTGCGCCAGGCCCATCCACGGGTACACGTTCGCCGGGAACTCGCGCGCGCTGGCGAGCACCCGCTGCCCCTGCGCGACGGGCAGGATGGCCGCGGCCAGGTTGATGCCGAAGCTGGTGTTGGGGACGAGGGCGATGTCCTCCGCGGCGGCGCTCACCAAGCGCGCGGCTGCCTCGCGGCAGCGGCGCAGCGTGGGCTCGAAGTCGTCGTCCGCCAGCTCATGGACGCGCGAGCGCCGCAGGTTGTACGCGTCGGTCGCGCGGCGCGAGCGCTCCGGCAGCGGGCCGACCGACGCGGCGTTCAGGTACGGCGACGCGCCCACGTGCGGGAACTCGGCGGCGCGCAGCGCGTGGACGTCGAAGCCGGCGGCGGGCGGGGCTTGGCTCATGCGGCGGACGGGCGAAAGATGGGGCTTTCTCTGGCGATGCGGACCGCGTAGCATAACCCCCGCCAACAGGCGCGACAACCCCGCGCGAAGGCGCCTCCGTCCGGCACCGCCCCGCATCCGCCGGGTATCACCGCCCGTCCCGCGACCTTCCCCAGAAACGCCTCCGAACGCGATGCAGATCACCGGCCTGGAGCCGCAGAAGAAGAACCCGGACCGCGTGAACGTGCACGTGGACGGCCAGTTCCGCATCGCCCTCGCCGCAGAGATCGCGTGGGCCGAGCACCTGCACGTGGGCGACGACGTCACCGACGAGCAGCTTGCGGAGCTGGAGGCGCGCGACCACGCCTGGAAGGCGCGCGAGGCGGTGCTGGTGCTGCTCTCCTTCCGCCCGCGAACCGCGGCCGAGCTGCGGCGCCGCCTGGTGGAGAAGGGCTACCCGGCCGAGGTCGCGGAGACCTGCGTCGCCTCCCTCGGCGATCACGGCCTCGTCAACGACGCCTCGTTTGCCGAGGTCTTCGTCCGCGACCGCGTGCGCCTCCGGCCGAAGGGTCGCCGCGTGCTCGCGCAGGAGCTGCGGATGAAGGGCGTGGATGCGGAGACCGCCGACACCGTGATCGACGATGTCATGGAGCGCGAAAGCTCGT from the Longimicrobiaceae bacterium genome contains:
- a CDS encoding regulatory protein RecX, whose protein sequence is MQITGLEPQKKNPDRVNVHVDGQFRIALAAEIAWAEHLHVGDDVTDEQLAELEARDHAWKAREAVLVLLSFRPRTAAELRRRLVEKGYPAEVAETCVASLGDHGLVNDASFAEVFVRDRVRLRPKGRRVLAQELRMKGVDAETADTVIDDVMERESSSDTDLARAAAAKWRPRAGEDAQRARRRLHGFLARRGFTGDAVRTVMDEVMDRDVGDSDEEFDDAE
- a CDS encoding NlpC/P60 family protein — encoded protein: MTSSLHYLEALVEDVRLHFAPDPRTAVFEVEVEPRGGAVALVGATSEPAAADALHQRIAALNAWDEVSDEVVRLPEAAADETVHAVVTASIAPMLGGPRIAETQVSQAVLGSHLLVLRTNGRWLQCRSGDGYIGWLHAGYVMLMAESETRAWELGTDGDAWLSLGAELRTDDGDVLARLPWGARVVRESETVVRLPDGRRGMPEGDLIPAALRPLAFPLDGAAVCETAARWLGVPYLWGGVTMGGVDCSGLVQRVYQMHGLRLPRDADLQARTGEEVDPGDDFGRLLPGDLMFYAEEPGRCTHVTMSTGGSRIIHSSLGNGGVARNDLAGRRNYEKELRRLFLFARRVIPQG
- a CDS encoding aminotransferase class V-fold PLP-dependent enzyme, which translates into the protein MSQAPPAAGFDVHALRAAEFPHVGASPYLNAASVGPLPERSRRATDAYNLRRSRVHELADDDFEPTLRRCREAAARLVSAAAEDIALVPNTSFGINLAAAILPVAQGQRVLASAREFPANVYPWMGLAQREGVRFDLVPADEKGNPDEDRILVELDRGDVAIFALSAVQFATGWNADLPKLGRFCRERGIRFVVDAIQALGQVPLDVREAEVDVLATGGHKWLLGPFGAGFAYVRPELYAQAEPNVVGWTAMAATVDYSRVVDYRWRFLPGARRYEVATLPQQDIAGLTESVDLLLETGIENVRDHVLGILDPLIDWLAEREVQIVSDLRRERRSGIFCFKPKDLPRTMRALHAAGVVCVPREGAVRLAPHVYNTAEEIGAVIEVLRGAEVA